GCGAAGAACCCGCTGAAGTCATCGGCGGCCGACTGAGGGGGGGAGCGCTTTGAGCCCGGAAGAACTGGAGCAAAAACTGATCCAATGCACCCGCTGCGGGACTTGTCTCAAGGACTGTCCCGTCTACAAAGAAACCCTCGATGAACAATACACGGCCCGGGCCAAGATCAACCTGGTCAAGGCGATCTACTTCCACGACCGGATGAAGCTCGACAACGACCTTCGCGACATCGCCGAGATGTGTCTCCTCTGCAAGTCATGCCAGACGGCCTGCCCCAACAACGTCGACGGACCGGAGTTCACCCTCTTCCTCCGTGAGCAGATCGTCGGCCGGTTCGGCCAGTCCGGGATCAAGCGGACCATCTTCAATAGCCTGCTGCCGAAGCCGGGCCTCCTCGGGTTCTTCGCCCGCCTGGCCGCTTTCGGCCAGGCGCTGAGCCTCGACCGGGTGGCCGGCGCGGTCACCGGCCGCAACCTCAGGAAGATCATCGACTACGCCCCGAAGGTCTCGGCGCGGTCGTTCTCGGCTATCCACCCGGCCGGCACCGTCCTCGCCCCGCTTGGGGGAGGCCAGCCAAAGGCCCGCGTGGCCTACTTCTATGGCTGCGTCACCAACCTGGTCACCCCACCGGTCGGCCAGGCCACCGTGGACGTCCTCCGCCGCAACGGCTACGAGGTCGTCATCCCCGCTCAGAGCTGTTGCGGCGTCCCGGCTTCAGCCAACGGCGACTTCGCCGCGGCCACGCAGATGGCCGGCGACAACATCAACTCCTTTCTCAAGGCCGGTTTCGACTGGGTCATCGCCGACTGTGCCTCGTGCAGTTCGACCCTAAAGGAATACGGCCAGCTCCTCGGCCACGACCAGGCCAAGGCCTTCGCGGCCAAGGTCCGTGACATAAACGAGTTTCTCGTCGCCGAGGGCTACGACAGGGACGGCCTGGGAGAGGTCAGGCTGACCGTCACCTATCACGACCCGTGTCACCTGAAACGCTACCAGAACATCGCGGCGCAGCCGCGGGCGATCTTGAAGAGCATCCCGGGGGTCACCTTCAAGGAGATGAAAGAGGCCGACAAGTGCTGCGGTGCTTCCGGCTCCTTCGTCCTGACCCATCACGACATCTCCCTGAGGATCGGCGACAAGAAGGGCCAGAACGCTTTGGCCACCGGGGCCGACGCGGTCGTCACCGGTTGTCCGAGCTGCCGGATGCAAATCGCCAACGCGACCAGGCGGGCCGGTCGCGAACTCCCGGTGCACCACCCGGTCGAGCTTCTGGCCTGGGCCTATGCCGCCAAGTCGGCCGGCGCCCGCCGGGCCGCCCAGAACATCAGCGAGGGGACCGTCCAGAACAGGGCCGTGGCCGGCGGGAAGTAACCCCAGGCCCACGGGACACGAGATCTGACAAGGGGTGTTCGACATGGCAGACAACACGGAACTGCGTTTCACCGGGACCGGCGGGCAGGGGCTCATCCTCGCCGGGATCATCCTGGCCGAAGCGGCCGGGCTGTATGAAGGCAAGAAGGTCATTCAGACACAGTCCTACGGACCGGAAGCCCGCGGCGGGGCGTCCCGCGCCGATGTCGTCATCGGGCCCAGCGAGATCCTCCACACCGAGGTGGAGCAGCCCGACGTCCTCCTCTGCCTGTCCCAAGAGGGCTGCGACAAGTACGCCAAGACGGTCAAGGACGGCGGGGTCCTGATCATCGACCCACTCTTCGTCAACCAGCTCCCCGAGGTCAAGGCCAGGGTCTACAAGGTCGAAGCCACCCAGACCGCGATCAATCTCGGCAAGAAGGTCGTCGCCAACGTCGTCGCCCTCGGGGCCATCTGTGGGGCGACCGGCGTCGTCGGCCTCGAGTCGCTGAAGAAGGCCGTCCTGGCCCGGGCCCCCAAGGGCACCGAGGAGCTCAACGAGAAGGCCCTTGAAGCCGGTTACCGGGCGGTGAAGGCCTGATGCGACTGTCTGAGTTCCGCGGCAAGAAGGTCCTTCGCGACGCCGGGCTGCGGGCCCCCAACGGGGCCACCGCGACCACCCCGGTCGAGGCCCGGCGGGCCGCCGCCGACCTGGGCGGCAAGGCCGTCGTCAAGGCGATGATCCCGGTCGGCGGAAGGGGTAAGGCCGGACTGGTCAAGCTGGTCAGCAGTCCAGCCGATGCTGAGGCGGCCGCCGCCTTCATCCTCGGCCAGGTCCACGGCGGTCACACCGTCACCACCCTGCTCGTCGAGGAACAGGTCAGGGTGAAGAACGAGCACTACCTGTCGATCATCCTCGACAGCTCGCGGCGCGGCCCGGTGCTCATCTTCTCCCCCGAGGGCGGGATGGACATCGAGCAAGTCGCCGTGGAGAAGCCCGACCGCCTGGTCAAAGTCGAGGTCGACCCGGTCACCGGGGCCATCGCCCGCGACTTCTCCGTCCGCCTGGCCGGGCTGGCCCTGCCGACCGCGGTCCTCACCGAGGTTGAGCGGTTCGCGATTCAACTGGCCCGCATCTATGTCCAGTACGACCTGCTCCTGGCCGAAGTCAATCCGCTGGTGGTCGACGCTGATGACCAGGTCATCGCCGCCGACTGCAAGCTGGAGATAGACGACTCATCGTTGTTCCGCCACCAGGAGTTCCAGTCGGAAGCCGAGGGCACCCTCTCGGCCATGGAAAAGGAGGTGAAGGGGCTCGGAGGGACGCTCATTTCGCTGCCCGACGGCGAGGTCGGAGTGATCTGCAACGGCGCCGGGATGGGCATGGCCATGCTCGACATGCTCAAGTCGGTCGGGCTCAGGCCGTCCAACTTCCTGGACACCGGCGGCGGGATCCGTTACCAGAGGATGAAGGGCATCACCACAGTCTTACTCCGCGAGAAGGACTTCCGCGGGGTCGTCATCAAC
The genomic region above belongs to Bacillota bacterium and contains:
- a CDS encoding (Fe-S)-binding protein codes for the protein MSPEELEQKLIQCTRCGTCLKDCPVYKETLDEQYTARAKINLVKAIYFHDRMKLDNDLRDIAEMCLLCKSCQTACPNNVDGPEFTLFLREQIVGRFGQSGIKRTIFNSLLPKPGLLGFFARLAAFGQALSLDRVAGAVTGRNLRKIIDYAPKVSARSFSAIHPAGTVLAPLGGGQPKARVAYFYGCVTNLVTPPVGQATVDVLRRNGYEVVIPAQSCCGVPASANGDFAAATQMAGDNINSFLKAGFDWVIADCASCSSTLKEYGQLLGHDQAKAFAAKVRDINEFLVAEGYDRDGLGEVRLTVTYHDPCHLKRYQNIAAQPRAILKSIPGVTFKEMKEADKCCGASGSFVLTHHDISLRIGDKKGQNALATGADAVVTGCPSCRMQIANATRRAGRELPVHHPVELLAWAYAAKSAGARRAAQNISEGTVQNRAVAGGK
- a CDS encoding 2-oxoacid:acceptor oxidoreductase family protein encodes the protein MADNTELRFTGTGGQGLILAGIILAEAAGLYEGKKVIQTQSYGPEARGGASRADVVIGPSEILHTEVEQPDVLLCLSQEGCDKYAKTVKDGGVLIIDPLFVNQLPEVKARVYKVEATQTAINLGKKVVANVVALGAICGATGVVGLESLKKAVLARAPKGTEELNEKALEAGYRAVKA
- a CDS encoding ATP-grasp domain-containing protein; this encodes MRLSEFRGKKVLRDAGLRAPNGATATTPVEARRAAADLGGKAVVKAMIPVGGRGKAGLVKLVSSPADAEAAAAFILGQVHGGHTVTTLLVEEQVRVKNEHYLSIILDSSRRGPVLIFSPEGGMDIEQVAVEKPDRLVKVEVDPVTGAIARDFSVRLAGLALPTAVLTEVERFAIQLARIYVQYDLLLAEVNPLVVDADDQVIAADCKLEIDDSSLFRHQEFQSEAEGTLSAMEKEVKGLGGTLISLPDGEVGVICNGAGMGMAMLDMLKSVGLRPSNFLDTGGGIRYQRMKGITTVLLREKDFRGVVINLWGGIALLDEVAQAIIDVRDEYRPPYPLVVKLVGNNQEKARGLLEKAGITVAKVVETEKAVQMLAEVIEGRATDGRTANA